The proteins below are encoded in one region of Penaeus monodon isolate SGIC_2016 chromosome 32, NSTDA_Pmon_1, whole genome shotgun sequence:
- the LOC119593776 gene encoding uncharacterized protein LOC119593776 (The sequence of the model RefSeq protein was modified relative to this genomic sequence to represent the inferred CDS: added 14 bases not found in genome assembly) — translation MQNKSTQRTRPKKVSRVYSSRPRRSGSQEQVENSEKDSQHNDDTCAKASSGSNIDLPTRSVDAAVTSLTQSFSFDPEVGISGTPENDLNRAEENLSSVFNLCNTEFAPREDPRYVTLSENPKNATTQTFLASVQLLAEGKNETECREIVSGNNYAPSSSRKIPQKTDEFPDHSNSGSELATDPLQIQISGKNRKIVSSNDNVIHYVQRGSIHAGSVRNVDKLKRPQYQVSGFMEDHAEFASDWREATQRQGRRYTPSVLESTVDGSVVKGARRPYGSRVTPTELDSFIDMAIQIGSDEKDPLISLDEWGLKTEQHKYKCSACKAVSKTRLDIEQHIADMQKDHEKAVVVVLMGPEARGRSCPICNEIFQRTHLFKHIRESHNTFFPLRCGYCVFMGQDHNQLRHHIRKKHGTSKYRIIDVSLILAESDGLGEKALLEDEDQSDEDIREDSAPQGNMLCPLCGKGLKNLRNLKKHVAQHSRQKQQCMLCPFTTTFPTQVRSHFRRKHPTHSPKWQKVTLEKGGSDALVEDVGPYLRLITRKYGVRQPKKEKKWMRQYRCPHCDYICSFNSSYNRHLRLHKGVKPYKCGYCDFHGREAYVVRKHCSKVHKGKEVLVENDKNFKAPYRFESRTKIENYEWISCLGNEGIKNNVNQENESCQVSKCSDKEPAEARTFSTSAVTAQPAVDCSDEKVLIAGSSASFAQKFECLTIKTLSVTAEDQVVNTLHDQQQERQMKNGELQQMSEAAVSSCGQSGPLVGQGVGPNLKRTANLRNQMEKVVTDTLECEESSSVKKLNYEVAAITDPSLQPNSAESSNLELHNFRPNFELQPENQSVKVKTFKVKHAPQSKCVNVNEIWTDAKKLPSTVLESEISNTDVDRVETSLDSTKCEPSFCSISSVPLDCEEGSDKTVVIELSATDYEGFTVKEVSGFKKLEKLSHKNSEEPVSLYIDTKRVNKTHHSLNLESENKADASSLSKDFSISEPTTTKKNVSKLITPEATKIGNSEANPSNGLENTLHTHIAFLTDSLVQRLSSPISATPGVMTRDLLGLDYSNSDYFSSEKVRLMMKKKSGGRVKCSVCGVTTTYRAFYKHAKKHFHIKPFKCGYCSYRSIEKSRIRVHNTFCHPSRPCIILKLSPETAGMTTDGMQQTSGKMGEPDAGRPPNRTNKVDDETFITFPDAGGSVRDSNNTNICNKILPSNSNSCESQVTINKKVADKIVNHHSPSTTSTVVSNLSAGPSTFHCPICYKQLQIHTPSIRRHLYSHYGYKPYKCGYCNFTAIGQNEIRAHHVTHGFATVPKVESSGLTMPAGLTSYVNELLGQQRGSRKPQRKRGQVTENQMLDETSESEREPTETQQEPTDLMWTEVASKEELATIYFTPQEQPQQALVPTPSSEPQEGLDLPVETGPLTQPLEPVDLYSEAAYAVQVLESGQNPGPGTSPPPQLDVGGNSYSQFDSDQVCVVYLID, via the exons ATGCAAAATAAAAGTACTCAGAGAACCAGACCAAAAAAGGTTAGTCGTGTATATTCTTCAAGGCCCAGGAGATCAGGATCCCAAGAACAAGTAGAAAATAGTGAAAAGGACTCGCAGCATAATGATGATACCTGTGCTAAGGCTTCCTCAGGCAGTAATATAGATTTGCCAACCAGAAGTGTAGATGCAGCTGTGACTAGCCTTACACAGTCCTTCTCATTTGACCCAGAAGTAGGGATATCAGGCACACCAGAAAATGACCTCAACAGAGCAGAAGAGAATTTGTCTTCAGTATTTAATTTATGCAACACAGAATTTGCTCCCAGAGAAGATCCGAGATATGTCACATTGTCAGAGAATCCCAAGAATGCTACTACACAAACATTCCTTGCAAGTGTACAGTTGTTGGCTGAAGGTAAAAATGAAACAGAATGCAGAGAAATAGTATCAGGGAATAACTATGCTCCTAGCAGTTCaagaaaaataccacaaaaaacagATGAATTCCCAGATCATAGTAACAGTGGCTCAGAACTTGCAACAGATCCATTGCAAATACAAATAtcaggaaaaaacaggaaaatagttTCTTCCAATGACAATGTTATACACTATGTGCAGCGAGGAAGTATACATGCAGGAAGTGTTAGGAATGTTGATAAGTTAAAAAGACCTCAGTACCAGGTATCGGGGTTTATGGAAGATCACGCAGAGTTTGCTTCAGATTGGCGGGAGGCAACTCAGAGACAAGGAAGACGATACACCCCGTCTGTGCTAGAGTCAACAGTGGATGGAAGTGTTGTGAAAGGAGCACGGAG ACCATATGGATCAAGAGTTACTCCTACAGAACTTGACAGCTTCATCGACATGGCTATACAGATTGGTAGTGATGAGAAAGATCCCCTTATTTCATtag ATGAGTGGGGCCTAAAGACTGAACAACACAAATACAAGTGTTCTGCATGTAAGGCGGTGAGCAAGACACGCTTGGATATTGAACAACACATTGCGGATATGCAGAAAGACCATGAAAAAGCAGTAGTGGTGGTGCTGATGGGCCCAGAGGCACGAGGAAGAAGCTGCCCCATCTGCAATGAGATATTTCAGCGGACTCATTTGTTTAAG CATATTAGGGAGTCCCACAACACTTTCTTTCCCTTGCGCTGTGGGTACTGTGTATTCATGGGGCAGGATCACAATCAACTGCGTCATCACATTCGCAAGAAGCATGGCACATCCAAATATCGAATCATCGATGTTTCCCTCATCCTCGCTGAAAGTGATGGATTAG GTGAGAAAGCTTTACTGGAAGATGAGGACCAGAGTGATGAGGACATCAGAGAAGATTCAGCACCTCAGGGGAATATGCTCTGTCCTCTCTGTG AACTTGCGGAATTTGAAGAAGCACGTGGCCCAACACAGCCGTCAGAAGCAACAGTGCATGCTCTGCCCCTTCACGACAACTTTCCCAACACAAGTTCGCAGCCATTTTCGACGCAAGCACCCAACACATTCTCCCAAATGGCAAAAG GTGACATTAGAGAAAGGTGGCAGTGATGCCCTGGTGGAAGATGTTGGCCCATACTTGCGTCTCATCACCAGAAAGTATGGAGTGCGTCagccaaagaaagagaagaaatgg ATGCGGCAATATAGGTGTCCTCACTGTGATTATATCTGCAGTTTCAATTCCTCATACAACCGTCACCTGCGTCTACACAAAGGTGTCAAGCCATATAAGTGTGGATACTGTGATTTCCATGGCAGAGAAGCCTATGTTGTGAGGAAGCACTGTTCAAAAGTGCATAAG GGTAAAGAGGTGCTTGTTGAGAATGACAAGAACTTCAAAGCTCCATATCGCTTTGAATCAAGAACCAAAATAGAAAATTATGAGTGGATATCATGTCTAGGTAATGAAGGAATAAAGAACAATGTCAATCAGGAAAATGAGTCCTGTCAAGTTAGCAAATGCAGTGACAAAGAGCCTGCAGAAGCAAGGACTTTCAGCACGAGTGCAGTGACAGCTCAGCCTGCAGTTGATTGCTCAGATGAAAAGGTGTTAATAGCTGGTTCTTCGGCTTCATTTGCCCAAAAATTTGAATGTTTGACAATTAAAACCCTCAGTGTTACGGCAGAAGATCAGGTTGTGAACACTTTGCATGATCAGCAAcaagaaagacaaatgaaaaatgGTGAACTTCAGCAAATGTCAGAGGCTGCTGTTTCTTCATGTGGACAAAGTGGACCATTAGTAGGACAAGGTGTGGGACCAAATTTAAAGAGAACTGCAAATCTTAGAAATCAGATGGAGAAAGTAGTCACAGATACACTTGAGTGTGAAGAGTCCAGTTCAGTGAAAAAGTTGAATTATGAAGTTGCTGCAATCACAGATCCATCACTTCAGCCCAACAGTGCTGAATCCTCAAATCTTGAACTTCATAATTTCAGACCAAATTTTGAACTTCAACCTGAAAATCAATCTGTAAAGGTTAAAACATTCAAAGTCAAACATGCACCCCAAAGCAAATGTGTGAATGTGAACGAGATTTGGACAGATGCTAAAAAATTACCCAGTACAGTATTAGAATCTGAGATTAGTAACACAGATGTAGATAGAGTAGAGACTAGTCTAGATTCTACAAAGTGTGAACCCTCATTTTGTTCCATTAGCTCTGTTCCATTAGACTGTGAAGAAGGTAGTGATAAAACTGTTGTTATTGAGTTAAGCGCAACTGATTATGAAGGCTTTACTGTCAAGGAAGTTTCTGGATTTAAAAAGCTGGAAAAGCTAAGCCACAAAAATTCTGAAGAGCCTGTTTctttatacatagatacaaaaagAGTGAATAAAACACATCACTCTTTAAATTTGGAGTCTGAAAATAAAGCAGATGCATCTTCTCTCTCAAAAGACTTCAGTATTAGTgaacccacaaccacaaaaaaaaatgtaagcaaaCTCATTACACCAGAAGCTACCAAAATTGGAAATTCGGAGGCTAATCCATCAAACGGCTTAGAGAACACACTTCATACTCACATTGCCTTCCTCACAGACTCTCTTGTACAGCGCCTCAGCAGCCCAATATCAGCCACTCCAGGTGTCATGACAAGAGACTTGCTTGGACTGGACTACAGCAATAGTGACTACTTTAGCTCAGAGAAAGTACGGctcatgatgaagaaaaagagtggaggaagagtcAAGTGCAGTGTATGTGGGGTGACTACAACTTATCGGGCATTTTACAAGCATGCTAAAAAGCATTTTCACATTAAGCCCTTCAAGTGTGGCTATTGCTCATACAGATCAATTGAGAAGAGCAGGATTCGAGTGCACAATACTTTTTGCCACCCAAGTCGACCTTGTATCATTCTTAAGTTGTCACCAGAAACTGCTGGGATGACCACAGATGGAATGCAACAGACTTCTGGGAAGATGGGCGAGCCTGATGCTGGTAGACCCCCAAACAGAACAAATAAAGTAGATGATGAAACCTTCATAACATTTCCTGATGCTGGAGGTTCTGTCAGAGACAGCAACAACactaatatttgcaataaaataTTACCATCCAATAGCAATTCTTGTGAGTCCCAGGTCACCATTAACAAAAAGGTGGCTGATAAAATAGTGAACCACCATTCCCCTTCAACTACCTCAACTGTGGTGTCTAATTTGTCTGCTGGGCCCTCAACATTCCATTGTCCCATTTGTTACAAGCAACTGCAGATTCACACACCATCAATAAGAAGGCACTTGTACAGTCATTATGGTTACAAACCTTACAAATGTGGTTACTGTAACTTCACTGCCATCGGCCAAAATGAG ATCCGTGCACATCATGTCACTCATGGCTTTGCCACAGTGCCCAAGGTGGAGTCTTCTGGCCTCACCATGCCAGCTGGCCTCACCTCTTACGTGAATGAACTCCTAGGGCAGCAGCGAGGGAGCCGCAAGCCCcagaggaagagagggcaggTTACCGAAAACCAGATGTTAGATGAAACCTCAGAAAGTGAAAGGGAACCAACAGAGACCCAGCAGGAGCCAACTGACCTCATGTGGACGGAGGTGGCCTCAAAAGAAGAGTTGGCCACCATTTACTTTACACCCCAAGAGCAACCCCAGCAGGCTCTAGTTCCTACTCCCAGTAGTGAGCCACAGGAGGGTCTAGATCTTCCTGTCGAAACAGGGCCCCTGACACAGCCACTTGAGCCTGTGGATCTATATTCTGAGGCAGCATATGCTGTACAGGTTCTTGAATCTGGGCAGAATCCAGGACCTGGCACTAGTCCCCCTCCACAGCTTGATGTTGGAGGTAATTCCTATTCACAGTTTGATTCAGACCAAGTGTGTGTTGTTTATCTGATTGATTAG